The Clostridium septicum genome contains a region encoding:
- the eam gene encoding glutamate 2,3-aminomutase, with protein MENYQRKISLERAEKLRNNIQDYLDVKDLIRCGLRENEILKIKERKNKILNYFGASEKEWNDWKWQLKNRIDNVDVVKGIIELEDSEFEAIKNVGKKYRWAITPYYLSLIDEDKFNPIRLQALPLGIELETDGELDPMKEEFTNPAGCITRRYPDRLIINVTNECAMYCRHCQRRRNIGAVDKHKSTNKLQESIDYIRENPEIRDVLITGGDSLTLSDEMLDWLLGELRKIDHVEIIRLGTRTLVTMPQRVTDNLVKIISKYHPIYINTHFNHPLEITSETKNACEKLANAGVPLGNQAVLLNEINNDKYVMRLLNQELLKIRVRPYYIFHGKHVKGTTHFNTSIDDGIEIMEYLRGYTSGLAIPTFIVNAPGGKGKTPILPQYLISRGKGYVTIRTWEGEVIEYSDHETKDFKSLLINR; from the coding sequence GTGGAAAATTATCAAAGAAAAATATCTTTAGAAAGAGCAGAAAAATTAAGAAATAATATTCAAGATTATTTAGATGTAAAAGACTTAATTAGATGTGGATTAAGGGAAAATGAAATTTTAAAAATAAAAGAAAGAAAAAATAAAATATTAAATTATTTTGGTGCCAGTGAAAAGGAATGGAATGATTGGAAGTGGCAGCTGAAAAATAGGATAGATAATGTAGACGTTGTCAAGGGGATTATAGAATTAGAAGATAGTGAATTTGAGGCTATAAAAAATGTAGGTAAAAAATATAGATGGGCAATTACCCCATATTATCTTTCATTAATTGATGAAGATAAGTTTAATCCAATAAGGTTACAAGCATTACCACTTGGTATTGAGCTTGAAACAGATGGAGAATTAGATCCTATGAAAGAGGAGTTTACTAATCCAGCAGGTTGTATTACAAGAAGATATCCAGATAGGCTTATTATAAATGTTACTAACGAATGTGCTATGTATTGTAGACATTGCCAAAGAAGAAGGAATATAGGAGCTGTAGATAAGCATAAATCAACAAATAAGCTTCAAGAGTCAATTGATTATATAAGAGAAAATCCAGAAATAAGAGATGTATTAATAACAGGAGGAGATTCATTAACATTATCTGATGAAATGTTAGACTGGTTATTAGGTGAACTAAGAAAAATAGATCATGTAGAAATAATAAGACTTGGAACAAGAACTTTAGTAACAATGCCTCAAAGAGTAACAGATAATTTAGTAAAAATAATAAGTAAATATCATCCAATATATATAAATACTCATTTTAATCACCCATTAGAAATAACATCTGAAACTAAAAATGCTTGCGAAAAGCTTGCAAATGCAGGTGTTCCTTTAGGAAATCAAGCAGTATTATTAAATGAGATAAATAATGATAAATATGTAATGCGTCTATTAAATCAAGAACTATTAAAAATAAGGGTTAGACCATATTATATATTTCATGGAAAACACGTAAAGGGGACAACTCATTTTAACACTTCCATTGATGATGGAATAGAAATAATGGAATATTTAAGAGGATATACATCAGGACTTGCAATTCCAACATTTATAGTAAATGCACCAGGAGGAAAAGGTAAAACACCTATACTTCCACAGTACTTAATTTCAAGGGGAAAGGGGTATGTAACTATAAGAACTTGGGAAGGTGAAGTAATAGAGTATTCTGACCATGAAACTAAAGATTTTAAAAGTTTATTAATAAATAGATAA
- a CDS encoding YmaF family protein, translated as MLCSESTQTHVHEFVGSVKLAEFGEDVHNHRFAGVSGEVIPAKCGHRHRICTKTDFFNNHFHKINIITGPPIPVGNGRHVHFVYACTEMSDGHKHQFIVATLIENPIGNSVRC; from the coding sequence ATGTTATGTTCTGAATCAACACAAACTCATGTTCATGAATTTGTTGGAAGTGTAAAATTAGCCGAATTTGGTGAAGATGTTCATAATCATCGTTTTGCAGGAGTTTCTGGAGAAGTTATTCCCGCAAAATGTGGTCATAGACATCGTATATGCACAAAAACAGATTTTTTTAATAATCACTTTCATAAGATTAATATAATTACAGGTCCACCAATACCAGTAGGTAATGGTAGACATGTACACTTTGTTTATGCATGCACAGAGATGAGTGATGGTCATAAACATCAATTTATAGTTGCAACTTTGATAGAAAATCCTATAGGAAATAGTGTAAGATGTTAA
- the rbr gene encoding rubrerythrin, with amino-acid sequence MELKDSKTKENLMRAFAGESQARNRYNIAAGIAKKEGLNIIEKAFNYTADQERAHAKVYYEALNEFSGQNIGVGPAEYPVDVYNNTLQALKAAQHNEYEEWDKVYKEFGEIAKEEGFTLIASHFNKIATIEKIHGDRFGRFAIELENGSLFKKEEEVQWMCTNCGFIYEGKEAPKVCPVCSHPQGYFLIFATSLFE; translated from the coding sequence ATGGAATTAAAAGATAGTAAAACTAAAGAGAATTTAATGAGAGCATTTGCAGGTGAAAGTCAAGCAAGAAATAGATATAATATAGCCGCTGGAATAGCTAAAAAAGAAGGTTTAAATATTATAGAGAAGGCTTTTAATTATACTGCAGATCAAGAAAGAGCTCATGCAAAAGTATATTATGAGGCTTTAAATGAATTTTCAGGACAAAATATAGGTGTAGGGCCTGCTGAATATCCAGTTGATGTTTATAATAATACTTTACAAGCATTAAAGGCAGCACAACATAATGAATATGAAGAATGGGATAAAGTATATAAAGAATTTGGAGAAATAGCAAAAGAAGAAGGTTTTACATTAATAGCATCACATTTTAATAAAATTGCTACAATAGAAAAAATTCATGGAGATAGATTTGGAAGATTTGCTATAGAATTGGAAAATGGAAGTTTATTTAAAAAAGAGGAAGAAGTACAATGGATGTGTACTAATTGCGGATTTATATATGAAGGAAAAGAAGCACCTAAGGTATGTCCAGTTTGTAGCCATCCTCAAGGCTATTTTTTAATATTTGCAACTTCATTATTTGAATAA
- a CDS encoding iron-sulfur cluster biosynthesis family protein, with translation MNILFDEKAKEGLLELVNNGSNDYVRVKVAAVGCGKPAYDIYCDYKSQNDIEVEINSIKFVIDKKDERLCDNIEIKYDKDIYNNGFYIRSL, from the coding sequence ATGAATATTTTATTTGATGAAAAGGCAAAAGAGGGATTATTAGAATTAGTAAATAACGGAAGTAATGATTATGTTAGGGTAAAGGTGGCAGCTGTTGGATGTGGAAAACCTGCTTATGATATTTATTGCGATTATAAATCACAAAATGATATAGAAGTAGAAATTAATAGTATAAAATTTGTAATAGATAAAAAAGATGAAAGATTATGTGATAATATAGAAATTAAATATGATAAAGATATTTATAATAATGGATTTTATATAAGAAGCTTATAA